Below is a window of Vicinamibacterales bacterium DNA.
CGCGGAGTGGTCGGCCGACGAGATGCGGCGCATCGGGATGCAGAACGTGCGGCTGATCGAGACGCCGGGCTTCCCCGTGGTGTACGGCGACTGGCTGGGCGCCGCGGGAGCGCCGACGATTCTCTTCTACGGCCACTACGACGTGCAGCCGGTGGATCCGGTCGATCTCTGGGAGTCGCCGCCGTTCGAGGCGACGATCCGCGACGGCGAGATCTACGCCCGCGGATCGGCCGACGACAAGGGGCAGGTGTTCATGCACTTCAAGGCAATCGAGGCGCACTTGAAGCAGAACGGCCGGCTCCCGGTGAACATCAAGATCATTCTCGAGGGGGAGGAAGAAGTCGGCTCCAAGAACCTCGACGACTTCGTCAAGGAACACAAGGACGAGCTCGGCGCCGACGTCGTCGTCATCTCGGACTCGCCGATGTTCGATCGCGGCATTCCGTCGATCTGCTACGGGCTGCGCGGCCTCGTGTACATGCAGGTGGATCTGCGGGGCACGAAATCGGATCTCCACTCCGGATCGTTCGGCGGCGCGGTCGCCAATCCCGCCTTCGTGCTCGCCGGCATCCTCGCCCAGATGAAGGACAAGAGCGGCCGCATCAAGATTCCCGGCTTCTATGACGACGTGCGCGAGCTGCGCGAGGAGGAGCGGGAGCAGTGGAAGCGGCTGCCGTTCAACGAGAAGCGCTACGCCAAAGAGCTCGGCGCGCCGAAGCTGTGGGGGGAGACCGGGTACTCGACGCTCGAGCGCGTCTGGGCCCGCCCCACGTTCGAAGTCAACGGCATCCTGGCCGGCTTCACCGGCGAGGGCGCCAAGACGGTCATCCCGGCCGTGGCGATGGCGAAGGTCAGCATGCGCCTGGTGCCGAACCAGGACCCCGACAAGATCGCGCAGCTGTTCGAGGACTACGTCAGGAAGGTCGCCCCCAGGACGGTCGAGGTGAAGGTCACGCGCATGCACGGCGGCAAGCCGTGGATGACCGACTTCGACAACCGGTTCGTCCAGGCGGCCGGCCGCGCGATCGAGAAGGGCTTCGGGAAGGCGCCGGTGTTCAACCGCGAAGGCGGCTCGATTCCGGTGGTCGCGACGTTCTCGGAGATTCTGGGCCTGCCGTCGGTGCTGTTCGGCGTCGGTCTGCCGGACGAGAACGCGCATGCCCCGAACGAGAAGCTCGACCTCGGCAACTTCCACGGCGGCATCATCGCGTCGGCGTTTCTCTACGACGAGATCGCCAGAGGGTAATGTCCGGCCCCCCGAGGGTGTACGTCGCCGGGCATCGCGGGCTTGCGGGCTCGGCGATCGTCCGGCGCCTCGAGCGCGGATCCGGTGCGGTCGAGATTCTGACCGCGACGCGCGAGCAGCTCGACCTGCGCGATCAGGCCGCGGTCAACTACTGGTTCAAGGCGAATCGCCCGGAGTACGTCTATCTGGCGGCCGGCACGGTCGGCGGCATCCTCGCCAACTCGACGCGTCCCGCGGAATTCATCTACGACAACATGCTGATCCACGCCACCGTGGTGCATGCGGCGCACCTGTTCGGCGTGAAGAAGCTGCTGTATCTCGGCAGCTCCTGCATCTACCCCCGAGACTGCGCGCAGCCGATGACCGAGGCGCAGCTCCTGACCGGCGCGCTCGAGCCGACCAACGAGTCGTACGCGATTGCCAAGATCGCCGGCATCAAGCTGTGCC
It encodes the following:
- a CDS encoding dipeptidase, translating into MNNVIDYINTNRDKYVDELKAYLAIPSISALPQHAADVKRCAEWSADEMRRIGMQNVRLIETPGFPVVYGDWLGAAGAPTILFYGHYDVQPVDPVDLWESPPFEATIRDGEIYARGSADDKGQVFMHFKAIEAHLKQNGRLPVNIKIILEGEEEVGSKNLDDFVKEHKDELGADVVVISDSPMFDRGIPSICYGLRGLVYMQVDLRGTKSDLHSGSFGGAVANPAFVLAGILAQMKDKSGRIKIPGFYDDVRELREEEREQWKRLPFNEKRYAKELGAPKLWGETGYSTLERVWARPTFEVNGILAGFTGEGAKTVIPAVAMAKVSMRLVPNQDPDKIAQLFEDYVRKVAPRTVEVKVTRMHGGKPWMTDFDNRFVQAAGRAIEKGFGKAPVFNREGGSIPVVATFSEILGLPSVLFGVGLPDENAHAPNEKLDLGNFHGGIIASAFLYDEIARG